The following proteins come from a genomic window of Anaerobutyricum hallii:
- a CDS encoding RsmB/NOP family class I SAM-dependent RNA methyltransferase, which produces MNLPKDYQSKMQEMLGEEYLQYLDSFNHSYGQTLRVNQLKMEPADFIRRFLLSGQVSWCNTGFYYEGEQKLSAHPYYYAGVYYLQEPSAMAPAAFLPVEPGDRVLDLCAAPGGKSTALAAKLQGEGILISNDISASRCKPLLKNMEMAGITNAVITCESPEKLADRFFGYFDKVLVDAPCSGEGMFRRESSMVKSWSLEEVDRYAELQREILSHAAQMVKPGGYLLYSTCTFAREEDEQTVEFFLEQNDDFSLQELPICDGIEEGRPEWTVSGREDVKNCRRFLPYKVRGEGHFAALFKKREEAECLDKAFEKADRKRIVKEQTISKEKIPDAMEEFMRDIPEWKQWKKRLFFIKERAFILPEHCPDLRGLRIVRSGLYLGDCLKKRFEPSQALAIALHPSGYKRSISFPAEDIRVEKYLRGETVDMDDSELSGWTLFCVDEFPLGWGKYNRGRLKNKYNPGWRKL; this is translated from the coding sequence ATGAATTTACCAAAGGATTATCAAAGTAAGATGCAGGAGATGCTTGGAGAGGAGTATTTACAGTATCTAGATAGTTTTAATCATAGTTATGGACAGACGCTTCGGGTGAATCAGTTAAAGATGGAACCGGCGGATTTTATCCGCCGGTTCCTTTTAAGCGGACAGGTTTCCTGGTGTAATACAGGATTTTATTATGAGGGAGAACAGAAATTATCCGCACACCCGTATTATTATGCAGGAGTTTATTATTTGCAGGAGCCGAGTGCGATGGCACCGGCAGCTTTTTTACCAGTAGAACCGGGAGACAGGGTGCTTGATCTTTGTGCGGCACCAGGGGGAAAGTCTACGGCACTTGCGGCAAAGCTTCAGGGAGAAGGAATTTTGATATCGAATGATATCAGTGCTTCCCGGTGTAAGCCGCTCCTTAAAAATATGGAGATGGCAGGCATTACGAATGCGGTGATAACCTGTGAATCACCGGAAAAGCTTGCAGACCGGTTCTTTGGATATTTTGACAAAGTGCTTGTGGATGCCCCATGTTCCGGGGAAGGAATGTTTCGACGGGAATCATCGATGGTAAAGAGCTGGTCACTTGAAGAAGTGGATCGGTATGCAGAATTACAAAGAGAGATTCTTTCTCATGCAGCACAGATGGTAAAACCAGGAGGATATCTGTTGTATTCGACTTGCACTTTTGCCAGGGAAGAGGATGAACAAACCGTAGAATTTTTTTTAGAACAGAATGATGATTTTTCTCTGCAGGAACTTCCAATCTGTGATGGTATTGAAGAAGGCAGGCCAGAATGGACGGTAAGCGGAAGAGAAGATGTAAAGAACTGCCGACGTTTTTTACCGTATAAAGTAAGAGGAGAAGGACATTTTGCAGCATTGTTTAAGAAGCGTGAAGAAGCAGAGTGCTTAGATAAGGCTTTTGAAAAGGCAGATAGAAAGCGGATAGTAAAGGAACAGACGATATCGAAAGAAAAGATTCCGGATGCGATGGAAGAATTTATGCGTGATATTCCGGAATGGAAACAGTGGAAGAAGCGGTTATTTTTTATAAAAGAAAGAGCGTTTATCCTGCCAGAACATTGTCCGGATCTTAGAGGGTTACGTATCGTGCGTTCCGGACTCTATCTTGGAGATTGTCTAAAGAAGCGTTTTGAACCAAGCCAGGCACTGGCAATAGCATTGCATCCATCTGGATATAAAAGAAGTATTTCATTCCCAGCGGAAGATATTCGTGTGGAAAAGTACCTTCGTGGCGAGACAGTGGATATGGATGATAGCGAACTTTCTGGATGGACACTTTTTTGTGTAGATGAATTTCCACTTGGATGGGGAAAGTATAACAGAGGAAGATTGAAGAATAAATATAATCCGGGCTGGCGTAAATTATAA
- a CDS encoding pseudouridine synthase codes for MPENAKKVRLDKFLTQAAELTRSEAKQKIKKGSVTVNKEFIKKPEVKISLQDRVCIDGEEVLYEQYRYIMLHKPAGVISATEDAEDRTVLDLIAEGKKGLFPVGRLDKDTEGLLLLTNDGVLAHNLLSPKKHIDKTYFAILDGPVGTKEQELFLQGLDIGDEKLALPAKLELTENKNEVFITVQEGRFHQVKRMAQAVGRNVTYLKRISMGNLVLDPNLKKGEYRSLTEKELTSLKKK; via the coding sequence ATGCCGGAAAATGCAAAGAAAGTCAGACTGGATAAGTTTTTGACACAGGCTGCGGAGCTTACCAGAAGCGAGGCAAAGCAAAAGATTAAAAAGGGCAGTGTGACAGTGAACAAAGAATTTATTAAGAAACCGGAAGTAAAGATCTCTTTGCAGGATCGTGTATGCATTGATGGAGAAGAGGTCCTATATGAACAGTACCGTTATATTATGCTGCATAAACCAGCAGGAGTGATCAGTGCCACAGAGGATGCTGAAGACAGAACGGTTCTTGACCTGATAGCAGAAGGAAAGAAGGGGCTTTTTCCGGTTGGAAGGTTGGATAAAGATACCGAGGGACTGTTACTGCTTACGAATGATGGCGTACTGGCGCATAATCTTTTGTCACCAAAAAAGCATATAGATAAAACATATTTTGCAATTCTTGATGGTCCGGTGGGAACAAAGGAACAGGAACTATTTTTACAGGGGCTTGATATCGGAGATGAGAAGCTGGCACTTCCGGCGAAGTTAGAATTGACAGAGAATAAGAATGAGGTTTTTATTACTGTACAGGAAGGACGTTTTCATCAGGTCAAGAGAATGGCGCAGGCAGTAGGAAGAAATGTTACGTACTTAAAAAGGATTTCTATGGGAAATCTGGTTCTTGATCCGAACCTGAAAAAAGGGGAATACAGATCACTGACCGAGAAAGAGCTTACCAGTTTAAAGAAAAAATAA
- a CDS encoding YgiQ family radical SAM protein — MAKENGFLPINKKEMRERGWKQADFVYVCGDAYVDHPSFGAAIITRLLEDAGYKVAFIAQPDWNDENSIAVCGEPRLAFIVSAGNMDSMVNHYTSFKKRRHQDAYTPGGGFSGRPNRPTIVYSNLIRKTYKKTPILLGGIEASLRRMAHYDYWSDKVKRSVLLDSGADLLMYGMGEHSILEIAEALDSGIDVHDITYVRGTVFKCKDLEELSCEYELLPSYEEITESKETFARSYYQQYINTDAITAKTLVEPYKKKEYLVQNPPSLPLTVEEMDHVYELPYMRKWHPSYDKLGGVPALKEIKFSLTSNRGCFGGCSFCALTFHQGRRIQIRSQESILKEAEILIKDPEFKGYIHDVGGPTADFRHTACEKQLKYGVCTNKQCLFPKPCANMNADHGDYITLLRRLRALPGVKKVFIRSGIRFDYVLADKKDHFLEELCKYHVSGQLKVAPEHICDSVLRLMGKPSNHVYEQFAREYRNMNKKLGKKQYMVPYLMSSHPGSHLKEAIALAEYIRDLGYMPEQVQDFYPTPGTISTCMYYTGFDPRTMEKVYVPVSLKEKQMQRALIQYRNPENYDIVKAALIQGGREDLIGFDEHCLIPPRKMGKNYHPAQKHSVEKNNAFKTDKFKTDRFKTEKSKTEKSKIERAKADRFKTDRASGKEEGRGKAKKKTIRNVHKKKKRG; from the coding sequence ATGGCAAAAGAAAACGGCTTTTTGCCCATCAATAAAAAAGAAATGAGAGAACGAGGCTGGAAGCAGGCAGATTTTGTTTATGTTTGTGGAGATGCTTATGTAGATCATCCTTCTTTTGGAGCAGCAATCATTACGAGGCTTTTAGAAGATGCAGGATATAAGGTCGCATTTATCGCACAGCCAGATTGGAACGATGAGAACAGTATTGCGGTTTGTGGAGAACCAAGACTGGCATTTATCGTGTCAGCCGGCAATATGGATTCCATGGTGAATCATTATACTTCGTTTAAAAAGAGAAGGCATCAGGATGCGTATACACCGGGAGGCGGTTTTTCCGGAAGACCGAACCGGCCAACCATTGTATACAGCAATCTGATTCGAAAGACGTATAAAAAGACGCCGATTTTGCTGGGAGGAATTGAAGCGTCCTTAAGAAGAATGGCGCATTATGATTATTGGAGTGATAAAGTAAAGCGTTCTGTTTTATTGGATTCTGGTGCAGATCTGCTTATGTACGGAATGGGAGAGCATTCGATTCTTGAAATCGCGGAGGCATTGGATTCAGGAATAGACGTGCATGATATTACGTATGTCAGAGGAACTGTTTTTAAATGTAAAGACTTAGAAGAACTTTCCTGCGAATATGAATTGCTGCCATCTTATGAGGAAATCACAGAATCAAAAGAAACATTTGCCAGAAGTTATTATCAGCAATATATTAACACAGATGCGATTACTGCAAAGACATTAGTAGAACCTTACAAGAAAAAGGAATATCTTGTGCAGAATCCGCCGTCATTGCCTCTTACGGTAGAGGAGATGGATCATGTATACGAACTGCCGTATATGAGAAAGTGGCATCCTTCGTATGATAAGCTTGGCGGGGTTCCCGCATTGAAGGAGATTAAGTTCTCTCTTACAAGTAACAGGGGCTGCTTTGGAGGCTGCAGTTTTTGTGCATTAACTTTCCATCAGGGAAGAAGAATTCAGATAAGAAGCCAGGAATCTATTTTAAAAGAAGCAGAGATTTTGATTAAAGATCCGGAATTTAAAGGTTATATTCATGATGTAGGAGGACCAACGGCAGATTTTCGTCATACGGCTTGTGAAAAACAGTTGAAATATGGAGTCTGTACGAATAAACAATGTCTGTTTCCAAAGCCGTGTGCGAACATGAACGCAGATCATGGAGACTATATTACACTTCTTCGTCGTTTGAGGGCACTGCCGGGAGTAAAGAAAGTATTTATTCGCTCAGGAATCCGTTTTGATTATGTGCTGGCAGATAAAAAGGATCATTTCTTAGAAGAACTTTGTAAATATCATGTCAGCGGGCAGCTCAAAGTTGCTCCGGAGCATATTTGTGACAGTGTTTTACGACTTATGGGCAAGCCTTCAAATCACGTGTATGAACAGTTTGCAAGAGAATATCGAAATATGAATAAAAAGCTGGGAAAGAAGCAGTATATGGTTCCGTATTTAATGTCTTCCCATCCGGGATCTCATTTAAAAGAAGCGATTGCTTTAGCAGAATATATTCGTGATCTTGGATATATGCCGGAACAGGTACAGGATTTTTATCCGACCCCGGGAACAATTTCTACATGCATGTATTATACAGGTTTCGATCCACGAACGATGGAGAAAGTCTATGTTCCGGTAAGTTTAAAAGAAAAACAGATGCAGAGGGCATTAATTCAGTATCGGAATCCGGAAAATTATGATATTGTAAAAGCAGCATTGATTCAAGGTGGCAGAGAAGATCTGATCGGTTTTGATGAGCATTGCCTGATTCCGCCAAGAAAGATGGGAAAGAACTATCATCCAGCACAGAAACATTCTGTGGAGAAAAACAATGCTTTTAAGACAGACAAATTTAAAACAGACAGGTTTAAAACAGAAAAATCTAAAACAGAAAAATCTAAAATAGAAAGAGCTAAAGCAGACAGATTTAAAACAGACAGAGCTTCCGGGAAGGAAGAAGGCAGAGGAAAGGCAAAGAAGAAGACGATCCGTAACGTTCATAAAAAGAAGAAGCGTGGATAG
- a CDS encoding SDR family NAD(P)-dependent oxidoreductase, with amino-acid sequence MNIGIITGASSGMGKEFVKLTMQNHLELDEIWVIARRKERLEAWSDLYKEQKFRILPLDLQKKEDMDYLGKTLEEVQPHIELFIHCAGFGIMGRIQEISMEEQAEMVDVNCRSVVEVSSLVLPYMKYRGRMIYMASAAAFLPQPGFAVYAASKAFVLSYVRALRAESREKQLRVTAVCPGAVKTEFFNRALTKKHLPAYKKLVMADPKKVVKKAWQDNEKNKEVSVYGKVMKLTHLVTKLLPHSLFLQFIGRK; translated from the coding sequence ATGAATATAGGAATCATTACCGGTGCTTCATCGGGAATGGGGAAAGAGTTTGTGAAACTGACGATGCAAAATCACCTGGAATTAGATGAGATATGGGTGATTGCCAGAAGAAAGGAACGTCTGGAAGCCTGGTCAGATCTTTATAAAGAACAGAAGTTTCGTATTCTTCCCCTTGATCTTCAAAAGAAAGAAGATATGGACTATCTTGGAAAGACATTGGAAGAAGTACAGCCACATATAGAATTATTTATTCACTGTGCGGGATTTGGCATTATGGGAAGGATTCAGGAGATTTCTATGGAAGAGCAGGCTGAGATGGTAGATGTGAACTGCCGAAGTGTTGTTGAAGTGTCCTCACTTGTGCTTCCTTATATGAAATACAGAGGACGAATGATTTATATGGCATCAGCAGCAGCCTTTCTCCCTCAGCCGGGCTTTGCGGTATATGCGGCAAGTAAAGCATTTGTTTTAAGTTATGTGCGGGCGTTACGTGCAGAAAGCAGAGAAAAACAGCTTCGTGTGACGGCAGTATGTCCGGGAGCGGTAAAAACAGAATTTTTTAATCGTGCACTTACGAAAAAACATTTGCCAGCATATAAAAAGCTAGTCATGGCAGACCCGAAGAAAGTGGTAAAAAAGGCCTGGCAGGATAATGAGAAGAATAAAGAAGTTTCCGTATACGGAAAAGTGATGAAGCTTACACATCTGGTAACAAAATTACTTCCACACAGTCTTTTTCTGCAATTTATTGGAAGGAAATAA
- a CDS encoding RluA family pseudouridine synthase: MKEITITKREEGQRFDRFLGKYLPGASSGFLHKMLRKKNIKLNGKKAEGREKLSAGDVIQIFFSDETFEKFQKPQEGGKQDAFTDGKSMVQRTPGKQIERTKQKKRLTKEEMNLREQVKVLYSSEDILVFHKPAGMLSQRAKADDDSLNDYLIDYCIKNGIISREELAAFRPSVANRLDRNTSGIVLAGISIRGLQTLSTMLRERTLGKYYLCLVEGRVKEDARIPGYLTKEERNNKVALHKEKVEGASYIETEYTVLKSTERASLLKIRLITGKSHQIRGHLASTGHPVFGDYKYGNREFNNQIKWKEGINYQLLHSYELIVPEGAGELSGLHIIDPVPEAFHQVQKNWNLEFSGLSYTKTSHQTASRLDKRKNDREGRK, from the coding sequence ATGAAAGAAATAACAATTACAAAAAGAGAAGAGGGACAGCGTTTTGACCGATTTCTTGGAAAGTATCTTCCGGGAGCTTCCTCCGGTTTTCTTCATAAGATGCTCAGAAAGAAGAATATTAAGCTTAATGGGAAAAAGGCAGAAGGACGGGAGAAGCTCAGTGCCGGAGATGTGATCCAGATTTTCTTTTCGGATGAGACATTTGAGAAGTTTCAAAAACCGCAGGAAGGCGGAAAACAGGATGCATTTACAGATGGTAAAAGTATGGTACAGAGAACGCCGGGGAAACAGATAGAAAGAACGAAACAAAAGAAAAGACTGACAAAAGAAGAGATGAATCTTCGCGAACAGGTAAAAGTTCTCTATTCTTCTGAAGATATTCTTGTATTTCACAAACCGGCAGGAATGCTTTCACAAAGAGCCAAAGCAGACGATGATTCTTTAAATGATTATCTGATCGATTACTGTATAAAAAATGGAATTATTTCACGAGAGGAGCTGGCAGCCTTTCGTCCATCTGTTGCAAATCGTCTTGACCGGAATACAAGCGGGATTGTTCTTGCAGGAATTTCAATCCGGGGACTTCAGACCTTATCTACCATGTTAAGAGAGCGTACTCTTGGAAAGTATTATCTTTGTCTTGTAGAGGGAAGAGTAAAAGAAGATGCCCGTATCCCAGGGTATCTGACCAAGGAAGAACGGAATAATAAAGTTGCACTTCATAAAGAAAAAGTAGAAGGGGCATCGTATATCGAGACAGAGTATACGGTTCTTAAAAGTACGGAAAGGGCGAGTCTTTTAAAAATTCGTCTTATTACAGGAAAGAGTCATCAGATCAGAGGACATCTGGCTTCTACGGGACATCCGGTGTTCGGTGATTATAAATATGGTAATAGAGAGTTTAATAACCAGATCAAATGGAAAGAGGGAATTAACTATCAGCTTTTGCACAGTTATGAACTGATTGTGCCGGAAGGAGCAGGAGAACTTTCAGGATTACACATTATTGATCCGGTGCCCGAAGCCTTTCATCAGGTTCAGAAAAATTGGAATTTAGAATTTTCAGGGCTTTCTTATACCAAGACTTCCCATCAAACTGCTTCTCGTTTAGATAAGAGAAAAAATGACAGAGAGGGACGGAAGTAA
- a CDS encoding Holliday junction resolvase RecU, with product MATWNSRGLRGSVLEELINYANQKYKDKDLALIQKIPTPITPVRFDKESRHITLAYFEKKSTVDYIGAVQGIPVCFDAKECAADTFSLQNLHPHQVEFMKNFEKQNGISFLLIYYTHRQKCYYLRFSEMMKYWERMEQGGPKNFKYEELSPAFFVPAAGGIALHYLVAMQEDLKERSVR from the coding sequence ATGGCAACCTGGAATTCAAGAGGACTTCGGGGTTCTGTCTTAGAGGAACTGATCAATTATGCGAATCAAAAGTATAAAGACAAAGACCTGGCTCTTATTCAGAAGATTCCTACGCCCATTACACCAGTTCGTTTTGATAAAGAATCAAGGCATATCACGCTTGCCTATTTTGAAAAGAAAAGTACAGTGGATTATATTGGGGCAGTGCAGGGAATTCCCGTTTGCTTTGATGCAAAGGAATGTGCTGCCGATACGTTTTCTTTACAGAATTTACATCCTCACCAGGTAGAGTTTATGAAAAATTTTGAAAAACAAAATGGAATCAGTTTTTTGTTAATCTACTATACACATCGGCAAAAATGTTATTATCTGAGATTCTCAGAAATGATGAAGTATTGGGAGCGAATGGAACAGGGAGGTCCTAAAAATTTTAAATATGAAGAATTATCTCCGGCTTTTTTTGTGCCGGCAGCCGGCGGGATTGCATTACATTACCTTGTAGCAATGCAGGAAGATTTAAAAGAAAGAAGTGTTCGGTAG
- a CDS encoding YicC/YloC family endoribonuclease: protein MIKSMTGFGRGESVSEDCKVTVEIKAVNHRYCDLNMKLPRKLNYLEADIRNFLKQSIQRGKVDVFINYEDLSAKDVNVRLNEELGREYYAALTRLGETLGISSEVTALQIGRFADVLTLEDVPVNQDSIKEQIMEALKEATNHFSASREKEGENLRNDILIKLDEMKENVTFIEERYPAIVSEYRKKLEDKVAELLEDSNIDESRIAAEVVIYSDKICVDEETVRLKSHIDGMRDELLKGGNVGRKLDFIAQEMNREANTILSKANDIEVSDHAIDLKTEIEKIREQVQNIE, encoded by the coding sequence GTGATTAAGAGCATGACAGGATTCGGACGCGGGGAGAGTGTGTCAGAGGACTGTAAGGTAACTGTGGAGATTAAAGCGGTGAACCATAGATATTGCGATCTGAATATGAAGCTTCCAAGAAAGCTTAATTATTTAGAAGCGGATATCCGGAACTTTTTAAAACAATCTATTCAGCGTGGTAAGGTAGATGTTTTTATAAATTACGAAGATTTATCGGCAAAAGATGTGAATGTCCGCCTGAATGAAGAGCTGGGCAGAGAGTATTATGCCGCACTGACAAGATTAGGCGAAACGCTTGGAATTTCAAGCGAAGTAACCGCATTACAGATTGGAAGATTTGCTGATGTACTTACGTTAGAAGATGTGCCTGTGAATCAGGATTCGATCAAAGAACAGATCATGGAAGCTTTAAAAGAAGCCACGAATCACTTTTCTGCCAGCAGAGAAAAAGAAGGCGAGAATCTCAGAAACGATATTCTTATAAAGCTTGATGAAATGAAAGAGAATGTTACCTTTATCGAAGAAAGGTATCCGGCGATTGTCAGTGAATACCGTAAAAAGCTTGAAGATAAAGTTGCAGAACTTCTAGAGGACTCTAATATAGATGAGAGTCGTATTGCAGCAGAAGTTGTTATCTATTCAGATAAGATCTGTGTAGATGAAGAGACTGTCCGCTTAAAGAGCCACATTGATGGAATGCGTGATGAACTCTTAAAGGGCGGTAATGTCGGACGTAAGCTCGACTTTATTGCACAGGAGATGAACCGAGAGGCAAACACTATTTTATCAAAGGCGAATGATATCGAAGTGTCAGATCATGCAATTGATTTAAAAACAGAGATTGAAAAAATTCGTGAACAGGTGCAGAATATAGAGTAG
- a CDS encoding DUF370 domain-containing protein, producing the protein MADFINVGFGNMVNGDKIISMVSTDAAPVKRMIQNARDEGKAVDATCGRRTRTVLVMESDHLILSALTTDTLSSRCHNKRSDEDEENER; encoded by the coding sequence ATGGCAGATTTTATTAATGTAGGTTTTGGAAATATGGTGAATGGAGATAAGATTATTTCCATGGTCAGTACAGATGCCGCGCCAGTCAAAAGAATGATACAGAATGCAAGAGACGAAGGAAAGGCAGTTGATGCCACCTGTGGACGGCGTACAAGGACAGTGCTTGTTATGGAAAGTGACCATCTTATTTTATCTGCCCTTACGACAGATACGTTATCTTCCAGATGCCATAATAAACGCAGTGATGAGGATGAGGAAAATGAAAGATAA
- the gmk gene encoding guanylate kinase, with translation MKDKGTLVVISGFSGAGKGTVSKALVEKFGYSLSVSATTRQPREGEQDGREYYFKSEDDFLRLIDYNGFIEYAQYVDHYYGTPRKFVEDELEAGHVVILEIEVQGAMKIKEQYPDAILLFITAPSIEVLKNRLIGRGTETAEVVEKRMRRAAEEAESIEQYEFIVSNEEGKLEDCMNTIHSIIESESCRITKRQEFVASLREGLEEYKENTEKEK, from the coding sequence ATGAAAGATAAGGGAACATTAGTTGTAATTTCCGGATTTTCCGGTGCAGGCAAAGGAACAGTATCAAAAGCTCTCGTTGAAAAGTTTGGATACAGTCTTTCGGTTTCGGCAACAACCCGTCAGCCGAGAGAAGGAGAACAGGACGGAAGAGAATACTACTTCAAATCAGAAGATGATTTCTTACGTCTGATCGATTATAATGGATTTATTGAATACGCACAGTATGTAGATCATTATTATGGAACTCCAAGAAAGTTTGTAGAAGACGAGCTTGAAGCAGGACATGTTGTGATCCTTGAGATTGAAGTACAGGGTGCGATGAAGATAAAGGAGCAGTATCCGGATGCAATTCTTTTATTTATTACAGCGCCATCAATCGAAGTACTTAAGAACCGTCTGATCGGACGAGGTACGGAGACAGCGGAAGTCGTAGAGAAGAGAATGCGAAGAGCAGCAGAAGAAGCAGAAAGTATTGAACAGTATGAGTTTATCGTCAGCAACGAAGAAGGTAAGCTTGAAGATTGTATGAATACGATTCATTCTATTATTGAAAGCGAGTCCTGTCGTATTACAAAGAGACAGGAATTTGTGGCAAGCCTTCGAGAAGGTTTGGAAGAATATAAAGAGAATACCGAAAAAGAAAAATAA
- the rpoZ gene encoding DNA-directed RNA polymerase subunit omega: MLHPSYTELMEKINKEGEQGEEPVINSRYSIVIATSKRAREIIAGDEPLVSGMEGEKPLSIAVKELYDSKLKILPGEDDVVEDEENLSNEEFEELGEVDPAFTNVE; this comes from the coding sequence ATGTTACACCCATCTTATACAGAGTTAATGGAAAAGATTAATAAAGAAGGCGAACAGGGAGAAGAACCGGTTATCAACAGCCGTTATTCTATTGTTATTGCAACTTCTAAAAGAGCAAGAGAGATTATTGCAGGTGATGAACCTTTAGTAAGTGGAATGGAAGGAGAGAAACCTTTATCCATTGCTGTTAAGGAATTATATGATTCTAAACTTAAGATTCTTCCGGGAGAAGATGATGTTGTTGAAGATGAAGAGAATCTTTCTAACGAAGAGTTTGAAGAATTAGGAGAAGTTGATCCGGCATTTACAAATGTGGAGTAG
- a CDS encoding VanZ family protein, with the protein MWSSKKKADTSIQGLPFYIRKDTFLKADGKWKAAYILSAFLVIAMLCMIFCFSAADATHSSHLSEGVCIRLVREVSSVFPEQFPKERMLEIAAIIEFPIRKCAHFSEYAVLSITVNLYLWVCLRMERLLEAKKWKIFLRAEVFCALYACSDELHQYFVPGRSCRFFDVCVDSTGAFFGALLFWGMYFYLSKRKRQEIFRVDGC; encoded by the coding sequence ATGTGGAGTAGTAAGAAAAAGGCAGACACCAGTATCCAGGGTCTGCCTTTTTATATCAGAAAAGATACGTTTTTAAAAGCAGATGGCAAGTGGAAAGCAGCCTATATTTTATCAGCATTCCTGGTAATTGCTATGTTATGCATGATTTTTTGTTTTTCAGCAGCAGATGCCACACATTCCTCGCATTTAAGTGAAGGAGTATGCATTCGGCTTGTTCGTGAAGTCAGTTCGGTTTTCCCGGAACAGTTTCCTAAAGAGAGAATGCTTGAAATCGCAGCGATCATAGAGTTTCCGATTCGGAAATGTGCACATTTTTCAGAATATGCAGTGTTGAGTATTACTGTAAATTTATATTTGTGGGTTTGCCTTCGCATGGAACGATTGCTAGAAGCAAAGAAATGGAAGATTTTTTTAAGAGCAGAAGTTTTTTGTGCCTTGTATGCCTGCAGTGATGAACTTCATCAGTATTTTGTGCCGGGAAGAAGTTGTCGTTTTTTTGATGTCTGTGTGGACAGTACAGGTGCATTTTTCGGAGCATTGTTATTCTGGGGAATGTATTTTTATTTGAGCAAACGAAAAAGACAGGAAATTTTTAGAGTGGATGGATGTTGA